AACCGCGCATGTTCGCCGGCGGTAAGCCCGACTGTCGCGACACCTTCACGGCTGGCCAGTTGGAAGGCCAGACCGATCGCTGTCTTGCTTGACGCGCTGGTGACGACGACGGTGCGAGCGTCCGACCCAGCCGGTCCGTGAACGAACTCGGCGGCGTTGTACGACGCCGGGAACAGCGGATGCAGCAACGCCCGGCGGTCATCCAGATCGTGCGGTTGGGCGGCTTCGAAGGTGCGGTACCACGGATGCAGGAAGCCACGCTCGGGTGTGGTGTCGACGAACCCCCCGGTGATCGGCTGCGGCGACACGACATGGTGCGTGGACATCGGTAGATATCCAAAGTACCGGCTGCCGACCGCGACGGACGGTACCCGCGACTCGGCGACGGTCGCGAATCCCCAGACGGGTACGATTCCAAAGCCTTCCGGCGCCGGAAACGCGCTCATGAACCGCATGGGCGAGTCACCAAAGCGCGCGTAGGTGGCGGTGAGGGTGGTGATGCCCATCCGCTCGACGGTGAGGCGCACCTCGTCCGGCCGCAGCGGGCGCGGCCGGTTCGGGCGAATCTCGTGGGCGGTCAGGTCGTCCCGCCGGAACAGCAGGTCCCATCCGCGGGTCATTGTCATGTGGCTTTCCTTCCGTGCTGCGGGGCTGTCCGGCGTCGCGTGGGGACGGACGCCGTCCGGTGGTGCACTGTGCCGTCGGACGACCCGGGATGTCCCCGGACGAATGGATCAGGACGCGTTGCCGAGGACCTCGTCGATGGCATCGCCGAGAATGCCGCAGATCTCGTCGATCTCGATGTCGTCGATGACGAACGCCGGTGCGAGCATGAGGCTGGGGCCCATGCCGCGTACGATCAGGCCCCGACGCAGACACGCCTGCTCGATGAGGTCGCCGGGGTTGGCGCCGTTCGGGTCCGGGAAGGTGATGCCCTGCAGCAGGCCCAGGCCGCTCACGGTGCCACGGGCCGCGACCGTCAGCCTCAGCTTCGCCTGCAGCGTGACCGACAGCTGCTGGATGCGCGGTAGGAAGCCGCCGGTGGTGAAGTGGGTGACTGCGGCAAGCCCCGCGCTCGCCGCGAGTGGGTTGCCGGAGTAGGTGTGCGTCGTGCCGAATGCCATCGGGCCGCCCGTGGTGCGGAACGGTTCGGCGACGCGCTCGCTGATGAGTAGCGCCGCGAGCGGCGCGTACCCGCCGGAGAGGCCCTTGCCAGCGCACAGTAGGTCAGGCGTGACACCGAAGTGTTGGGCGGCGAAGTTCTGACCGATCCGGCCGAATCCCGTGACGATCTCATCGAAGACGAGCAGGATGTCGTGGCGGTCGCAGATGTCGCGGAGGCGGTGGAAATAGACCGGGTCGGGTACCTCCATCGAGCGCACACCGCTGACCGGTTCCACGATCATCGCGGCGATCGAGTCTGGCCCCTCGGCCTCGATCGTGCGCTCGACCAGCGCGGCCGCCTGCTCGGCTGCGTCCTTCGGGGTGAGCCCGCGCTGGGCAGCGACCGCCTCGGGCGGCCAGGTGTGCACGACGGCCGGCATACCGTTGCCGAAGATGCCGACGGCAGGGTGGCCGGTCAGCGCGAGCGCGCCGTAGGTGGCGCCGTGGTAGCTCTGGTAGTTGCTCAGAATCTTCTGCTTGGTTGGCTTGCCTCGGGTGGCGTGGAACAGCCGGGACAGCCGTACGGCCGACTCGACCGCTTCCGACCCACCGCTGAGCAGCTTCACCGAGGTGAGTTCCGCTGGCGCGAGGTCCACCAGGCCCTGCGCGAGGTGCAGTGCGGCACGGTTGGTGCCGTGCAACGGCGGGTTGAAGGTGATCCGGTTGATCTGCTCGGTCAGCGCGGCGATGATCGGTCGGCAGCCGTAGCCGAAGCAGGTGACAAAGACGCCGGACAGCGCGTCAAGGTACACCCGGTCCTGCGCATCGAACAGTCGGACGCCTTCGCCGCGCTCGAACAGGAGGGTCTGCGGGGTGAACGGAAGCTCCGCGCAGAAGGCGCGAGTCTCGGTCGGCCACTTGAACGCCTGCTCCGTTGTGGTTGACATGGCACCTACTTCCGGGGTGGGGGCCGGTGGTTGGCTGGCTACAAGAACGACGATCCACCGGGCGGTGAATCGACACTGGTCGGTACGTCCTCCCGGAAGAGCCCTTCCGGGTCGACCCGCTGCCGGACCCGGGCGACCGACAGCATCTGCTCGTCGCTGATGTGCCGCCGCGGCCGGTCGGGGTCCTCTACGAAGCACGGCACCGTCCGCCCGGTGTCCCACGGTCGCAGCGCTCTGCGGATCTCATCGCAGTGCGTCCGGATCGCGTCGGCGTGCTCGGGTGCCAGTACCGGTCCGGAGCCGGCGTACGAGTACGCGGCATCGAGCCGGTCGAGCACGCCACCCGCCCGTTCTGGTGTGCCGTAGGCGCCGCCCAGCTGCCGCAGTCCGGCGACCACCAGAGGAGATGTCGGGCGGCTTCGGACCGCGTCGAGCAGGCGATCGATCGCGTCACCGTCGAGGTCGCCGAGAAGCATGTGGTCACCGAGGAACGGCAACGGGGCGGCCGGGTCTCCGTGCGCCCGGAGCACGTCCGTCGCGTTCCCCTCCGACCACGTGTCGAGCACGGGGGTCGCGATCGCCCGCAGCGGGTTGAGCAGGTCCTCGGCGTGCCTGCGTGCGGCGGCGAGGCCCGTGGGGTGGGCGGTGTGCACGGCACCGTCCACAGCGACAGTCGTACGCCCGGCGAGCTGCGGTGGCACCTCGGGCACCGGGGGGAGCCGCATGACGCGGATCGTGGTCGTCACCTCGCGCGGCGCGTCCGTCGCCCAGCGCGTCCACGTCGCGATGATCCGTTCGGCGGCATGTTCGGGCCAGTAGGCGGCGCCGGTGATAACGGCCGCGACAGGCAGAAGTTCGATCTCAACCGCGGTCACCACGCCGAACCCACCTCCGCCGCCGCGCAGCGCCCAGAACAACTCGGGATCGCGGTCCTCGTCGGCGCAGTGCAGCCGTCCGTCGGCGGTGAGAAGTTCCACCGCGCGCACCGTGTTGGCAGCGAGCCCGACGAGGCGCCCGTAAGGGCTGAGCCCGCCGCCCAGGACGTACCCCACCACGCCGACCGTGCCCGCCGAACCGTGTGCGGCGGTGAGTCCGTGCGGCGCCGCCGCCTCCACCACCTCCTGCCAGCGGGTACCGGCGGGCACCCGGGCGGTCCGCCGTGCTGGGTCAACCCGCACCCCGCCGGACAGGTCGGTACGGATCAGCAGCCCGCCACGAACCGGCCGCACCGAACCCGCTCCGTGTCCGGTGCTGTGCACTCGCACAGGCATGCCGCGCTCACGCGCGAGTGCGAGTGTCTCCCGGGCCTCCGGGACGGAGCGCACCGTCACGGCGGCCTCGGGCTCGGGCCGCGCGTTGAGGTTGAACACGTGCGTTGCGTCGGTGAAGTCGGCGGATCCGGGAAGCGGGAGCGCGCGGCCCTGATGTCGTGCGGGACTCGAGGTCATGTGGTGTCGCTCCTTGACCTGGTAACGGCGAATGGCGCTTCGGGTGCGTGGTGGCCGGCCGGGGCCGGTCACCTTTTCGACCGGTCGAACCTGCCCGAGAATTGGCGCCAGCCGATTGTGCCAGTGATCCCGGAACATGTTTCTTCCAGACTGCGCATCCATGGGCGAACCTCCTGCGGCCTGGTTTGGGTGAATTATCGCGTGTCGTGTCTTGCGATGAGGGTCATAGTTTGCGGTGACGTCCCACGGCAGCGGCGTACGCGTCCCGATGTCGCCCCCAAGCAGGCCAACGGCCCCACGCATGCCCTCGTCAGGAAAATCTCGATCGACTAGGCAAAGAAGCTGAGGGCGGAATCCAGACCTTCAACTTCGTTATTGCGATTCTCCTGACAGGTCCCCCTGTTCAGGGCCTCCCCCATCGGCGAACCAGCCACCCGCACCCGAGGTACGAATGCATTTCTTCCATGCTGCGCATCCGCACACGAGGGTGCCTGAAAAGTGAATTGACGACGATACGCTGCGATCACTCCGCCGGCCTTCCGGTGTACCAACCGGCGAGCACCGCAATCGCAACGAGAGGTGATGACCATGACGATCGACGCTGCGGCGCGGGCGCGGCCGCGGGACTGGATCGGCCTCGGAGTGCTGTGCCTGGCGACCCTCATGGTCGCCTTTGACACCTTCGTGTTGCTACTGGCGTTCCCTCATCTCAGTGCTCAGTTGGGGGCGGACGGGGTACAGCAGTTGTGGATCGCCGACATCTACGGCTTCACGCTTGGCGGTTTTCTGATCACCATGGGGAGCCTGGGCGACCGGATCGGGCGGCGACGGCTGCTGCTCGCGGGCGCCGCGTGTTTCGGCCTCGCGGAGCTCGCGTCGGCGTGGGCAACCAGCCCTGGCATGCTCATCGCGGCGAGGGCGCTGCTCGGCATCGCGGGGGCCGCCCTGGCGCCGTCGATTCTGGGGCTGATCCGCAGCATGTTCCGTGAGCCACGGCAACTCGGTGTCGCGATCGGGGCGTGGGCGTCCTGCTTCACCCTCGGGGCCATCGTCGGGTTGCTCGGCGGTGGCGTGCTGCTGGAGCGCTACTGGTGGGGTTCGGCCTTCCTGTTGGGCGTTCCGCTGCTGGTCCTCTTGCTCGTCGTCGGGCCGATGGTCCTGCCCGAGCATCGCGACCCCGAGGCGCACCAGCCCGACTGGCCGAGCTCTTTGCTCTCGCTCGCGGCCATCCTGACGGTGGTGTACGGGGTCAAGGAACTGGCGCGCTACGGCTGGCGCGTCGTACCGCTGCTGGCCATCGGCGTCGGAGTGGCGTCCGCCGTGGTGTTCGTCCGTCGCCAGCGACAACTACCCCGGCCCATGCTCGACCTGCGGCTGTTCCGGAACCGCAGGTTCACCGTGCCGCTCATCGCGTTGTTGCTGCAAAGTTCGCTCACCGGCGCGGTGCTGCTATTCATCACCCAGCACTTCCAGATCGTCAACGGTCTCTCGCCGTGGCAGGCCGGTCTCGCGCTTGCGCCTGGGATGTTGCTCAGCGCGCTGTTCACTCCGGTCGCCGCGGTGCTGGCACAGCGGGTCCGGCCGGCGATCCTCATCGCGGCCGGCGAGACGATCGTGGTCGTCGGGCTGGTGCTCGTGATGCTCACTCGCTTCGTGCCGGGCCCGGAGCTACTCATCGTCGGGTTCGCGGTGTGGGCCATTGGTGGCACGCCGCTGCTGGCGGTCGGCATGGCAATGATCATCGGTTCGGCGCCGGCAGAAGGTGCCGGCTCGGCGTCGGCGATGCCACAGATCAGCAACGAGATGGGCAACGCGGTCGGGGTCGCCACGGTCGGCAGCCTCGGGGTCGCCTTCTACCACGCGCAGGTCTCGGGCGCCCTCCCCGATTCTGTGCCGGCTGACGTGGCGCAGGTCGCCGCGCAGAGCATCGCCGGTGCGGTCGGCGCAGCCAGCCAGTTGCCTCCTGAACTAGCCGCGGCGGTGCTCGGGCCGGCTGGCCAGGCATTCACCGCCTCGCTCGCGCTCATCGCCGGGGTCGCCGCGGTCGGGGTGGTGGGGATCATCGGCCTGTTCGTTTCGCGGTTGCGCGCGGTACGCCCGGTCGGCCAGGAGGCGCCAGCCACAGCAGACGAGCCGGCGCGGGTGTCCGAGCGGGCGGGTTGACCCTAGGATGCCGCCAGCGCGGTGTGGCAATCTTGAGCCGGACCGGTGCCGGGATTTTCTTCCAGACGGGTTGTCGATTCGGTGGTTACTCATTCGTCGTACTGATGTAGTTGCGAACAGCCGTTCCACGTGAACAGAGGGGAATCAGAGTGGCACAGTACGCGATTTTGATCTACGATCGGGAGCTGCCTGGCGGTGTCGCCGACATGCCGCAGGAGATCATGGACGCCCACATGGCGGTGCCCGGCAAGGTCGAGAAGATCGGCGCCAAGATCGTCAACGCTCAGGCGACACAGCCGACCAGCACTGCCACGACCATCCGTAAGGGTGGCGTCGTGACCGACGGGCCGTTCATCGAGAGCAAGGAAGCCCTGGCGGGGTTCTTCGTGATCGAGGCCGAGAACCTCGATCAGGCGATCGCCGTCGGCAAGTGCGTACCAGTCATGGATGGCGGGATCGAGGTTCGGCCGCTGATCCAGGAGTGACTGTCGCGCTGCCCGCCGTCCGCCGGGCGGTCGCGGACGCGCACCGTCGTGAGTGGGCCGCCGTGCTCGCCACGACGGTGCGCGTCGCCCGCGACCTCGACCTCGCCGAGGAGTGTGTGCAGGAGGCATACGTCGCCGCACTCGACGCCTGGGCGCGTTCCGGCGTTCCCGCGAACCCCGGGGCCTGGCTCACCACGACCGCCAAGCGCAACGCGCTCGACGCGCTGCGCCGGGCGGACGTGTTCCGATCCAAGCTGCACCTCCTCGTCGAAAGCGAGGTCACTGAGATGGCGGCGGCCCCGGAGACGGCGTTTGTCCACGACGACCGCCTCCGGCTCGTGTTCATGTGCTGCCATCCGGCGCTGTCACTCGAATCCCAGGTGGCGCTCACGCTGCGGCTGGTTTGCGGAGTGGTGGTCGCCGACATCGCCAAAGCGTTCCTGGTCTCCGAGACGACCATGGCAGCCCGCATCACCCGGGCGAAGAAGAAGATCGCCGCCGCGCGCGTCCCGTTCAGGATGCCGGGCCCGGCCGACCTGTCCGAGCGCCTCGACGCCGTACTGACGGTGATCCACCTGGTCTTCACGACCGGGCACACCGCGCCCTCCGGGGGCCAGTTGACCCGCACCGACCTGGTCGAACTCGCCATCGACCTGGCACGGATGCTCAACCAGCTCCTGCCGGCCGAGCGGGAGGTCCGCGGTCTGCTCGCGCTGCTACTGGTCAACCACGCCCGACGGGCCACCCGGACCGACGGTAACGGGCGCCTCTTGCTCCTGGAGGAGCAGGACCGTTCGCGGTGGGACCGCGCCGGCATCGCCGAAGGGCACCGGCTCATCGTCTCGGCCCTCACCGACGGACCGCCCGGCCGGTTCACCCTGCAGGCTGCCATCGCCGCGCTGCACGCCACCGCACCGACCTACGCGGCCACCGACTGGGAGCAGATCGTCACCCTCTACGACGAACTACTCAAGGTATGGCCTTCACCGGTCGTCGCGCTCAACCGGGCGGTCGCCGCCGCCATGGTCCACGGTCCGGCGATCGCTTTGGCACTGGTCGAACAGCTCGCTCGCGACGGGCGGCTGAACGGGTACCGTTACCTACCCGCGATCAGGGCCGACCTCCTGCGGCGGCTCGACCGTTTGGCCGAGGCGGCCGCGCTCTACCGGCAGGCGCTCGCGCTCGCCGAGAACGACGCGGAACGGGAATTCCTCGCCGGGCGTATCGCCGACTGCTCCATGCGCTGAACGGCGCGTTCCTCCGCGCGACCGACACCGCCCTCCCCGGGATTCGTGGCGCAACTCCAGCGTTGCCGACCTCCGGCGGTGGGGTCGCCGGCGCGGGGCGCGGCGACGATGACGGCAAGGAGTGCACCGAGGTGTCGGTGACGATGCCGCGTCTGCGGACGATCTTCTTGCCGGCATCGATACCCTGTGTGGTCGCCGGTGCGTTGGTGGAGGTCTACACGCTCTGGGTGGCGATCAGGCAGCCGACGGCTGTGGGGCGCCTCCGGTCTTGGCGTGGGCGGGGCCAGTGAGGTGACAGTCGATCCTGATCAATGCATGTAGCGACCACCCGAAGCCCTTTGTCTGGACCAAAACCGCCGACCAGATCCTCGGCAGCCTCGCCAACTACCGCACCCGGACAGTGCGGCCTCCGATGACTGGAGGACACTAGGCGGAGCGTCGGATGAGCCCGTGCTCATCGTGAAGGGCTGCCGCAGGACCACCCGCCATCGCGGCGAGTGCTGGCCGTGCCGGCACGGCCAGCGACACCGCGACCGGGGCGTCGGTGGCCCGCAATGGGTGCAGGTCCAGACGGGTAGAGGTGTACTGTCTGGGCAGCACCGCGATCGGCTCGCGCGACGCGCTCACCAGGATCCCCGCCGGGCGCTGTCGGCTGGCTCAGCCACCGCGAACGCCGTCCAGCGTCCAACCGGCACGTCTGGTATCGACAGTACCGTGGACTCGGTGTGGCGTACGTAACCGAAGGCAACCGGCGGCGCTTGCGGAATCGCCTCTTCGAAGAGGCCAACAAAGACATTGGCCCGGCCGAGTGCCTGTGGTAGCCGGACGACGACACTCGCGTGGCCCCTGGGCCCGGCAACGGGTCGCGGTGCCGGTGCGGCCACCATCGCGCGTGGGCTGGGAATCACACTGAACCCTCGGCCGGCTGCGACCAGCAGCCCGCCGATTTCCGGCTCGCGGTATCGGTTCGGCGTCATGCCCACCGAGCGGGTGAACCGGGTGGTAAACGTGCCGACGCTGCTGTATCCGACGCTGCACACGATCGCGGAGACGGTAAGGTTTGTCGTCAACAACATGCGCTTGGCCTGGAACATGCGCAGCGCCGACAGGTAACGGCCCGGAGTGGTACCAGTCGCCCGTGTGAAGACTCGCAGGAAGTGAAATGGGCTAATGTAGACCTCCGCAGCCAGATCCTCCAAGGTAATGGGTTCGAAGTATCGCGCCCACATGACTCCGACAACGTGGCGTACCGGGTCCTCCATCACTCTCCCCCTCGCTCAGCCCAGACACGGACACGGCGCATCGCCCGCTGCGTGGTGACGCGGCGGTTGGATCGCGACGATTCGGCGGAAGGGCCAGCACGGCCCTCCCTGGCACCTTGCTGCCGGGCGTGGGCGACCACAGTCACCTGCGGGGCCCATGGCTATTGACCGGCGCCTTTGCACAGCCTAGCGCCGGCCTGATCAAGAGTCTTCTTGAGTTGTGCCGACTGCGCCGGGCCTGCGCAATCTGGGAGACGTGCGGGGACACCGGCCAGGCAGACCATGAACGGGTGCGCTGCCACGTCGAGCCGAAAGGCAGGAACCCACGATGAGAATCGGTCTGGAGCTCGGAGCATTCGCCTGGGATGGCGGACCCTCGAGCATGGGCGCCACCCTCGCCCAGATCGCCCGCACCGCTGACGAGGCGGGGTTCGATCTCATCGCCATGGGCGACCATCTATGGCAGGGACCGCACGCCGGGGGTCCTGAGGCCCCACAGTTGGAGTGCTTCACCACCCTCGGCGTGCTCGCGGCGCACACCACGCGCTGCCGCGTGGCCCCGGTCGTGGCGGGGGTACATTTCAGGCATCCCGCCCTGCTGGCGAAGAGCGCCACCACACTCGACGTACTGACCGGCGGCCGGTTCATGCTGGGTCTGGGGGTTGGCTGGGACGAGACCGAGGCGGTCAGCTCCGGCCTCGGATTCCCGCCGGTCGGTGACCGGTTCACGATGCTGGAAGAAACACTGCAGATCCTGCTGCGGTACTGGACCGGCGAGCGAGGCGCCGAGAAGCCTTACACGGGCCGGCACTACAGCATCGACCGGACGTTGAACGATCCACAAAGCATTACCCGACCGCATCCGCCGATCATGCTGGGCGGTGGCGGCCGGCGGACGCTGCGCCTGGTTGCCGAGTACGCCGACGCCTGCAACCTCTACCCGGGCCCGACTTGGTCGAAAAGCTGGAACTGCTACGCCGGTTGTGCGACGAGGCCGGCCGGGACTACGCCGCCGTGGAGAAGACCTGCGTGCTCCCGGTGGACGTGGCGGAGACCGCCGGGGTCGGTCCGCTGACCGCGCAGCTTCGGCAGATCGCGGCGGCCGGGGTGCAGACCACGATCTGCATTGTCGCCTCGAACAATCCCGTCCGCGATGTCGAGCGGATTGCCGAGCACGTTCTGCCCGCGGTGGTCAACGACTGAGCCCGCGTGGCTCCCCTGTAGACGGGCCAGTCTCGTCCGCGACGGAGATTCGGCGCTGGCCGTTGACGCTGACCATCGTCCAGCCAAGACGAAACGGAGGATCAGTGACGAAGATCGGCTTACCGACACGCGAACAACTCATCGGCAAGGCCGCCGATGCCGCCGCCGTTCTGCACAAGCACGCGGCGTGGGCGGAGGAACACCGCCGGCTGCACGACGAGGTGATCGAGGCGATGGCAGATGCCGGCGTGTTCAAGCTTCGCCGCCCGAAGCGATACGGCGGCTACGAGACCGACACCCGCACCCTCGTGGACGTCGCCGCGCAGCTGAGCCGCGGCGACGGTTCGGCGGCGTGGGTCGCGACGGTCTACTGGATTCCGGGGTGGATGGCCTGCCTGTTCCCCGACGATGTCCAGGACGAGGTGTTCAGCCAGCCAGACACGCGGGTGTGTGGCACGCTGAGCCCAAGTGCGATGGCCGCGCCCGCCCCGGGTGGCGTGGTGGTCAACGGCAAGTGGCAGTTCATCAGCGGCGCGCACCACAGCCATTGGCAGGAAATCATCGCGATCCTCGCACCCGAGAGCGGCGAGCCCTATCCGATTGTGGCGCTGGTACCGATGTCGGATCTGCTCATCGTCGATGACTGGAAGACCTCCGGCCTGCGCGGAACGGGCAGTGTAACGACCGTGGCACGAAACGTGTTCATCCCGCAGGAGCGGGTACTGCCGCTCGGGACCGTCTTGGCGGGAGAGCCGGTGTCAGCGGATTCGCGGATCTACCAGGTGCCGCTGCTACCGGTGGCCAGCGCCTCGTCCGTCGGCGCCGTCATCGGCATGGGACACGCGGCCCGAGCGGAGTTCCTCAAGCGACTTCCGGGCCGGAAGGTGACGTACACCAGCTACGACAGCCAGGCTGCGGCACCGCTGACCCACCTGCAGGTTGCCGAGGCGGCAAACAAGCTGGACGAGGCAGAATTCCACGCACACCGCCTCTCGGCACACGTGGACGACAAGGCCGCCGAGGGATCCGCTTGGAAGGTCGACGAGCGCGTGCGCGCCCGCGCTGACCTGGGCGCCGCGGTGCGTCTGACCCGGGAAGCCGTCGACGTGCTGGCGACCGCCAGCGGCGGATCGTCCATCTACGAAGACGTACCGATCCAACGCATCGCCCGCGACGTGCAGGCCGTGTCGCTGCACGCCCTCATGCATCCCAACACCAACGCCGAGCTCTACGGCCGCATGCTCTGCGGTCTGGAACCCAACACCCAGTACATCTAGGAAGGACTGCTCCGATGACGACGACTGGACCGCTGGCCACCCCGTCGAGCTCCGACCAGGTGGGCATCGCCTCGCTGACGCAGAAAGTCATGGCCGCATGGGCCTATCACGACGCCGACGGATTCGCCGATCTGTTCGTCGAGGACGGCACGATGATCCTCGCAGGGGTCTACCGCAACGGCCGGGAGGAAATCCGCGAATATCTCACCGAGGCATACCAAGGCCGCTACAAAGGCACGCAGGTGACCGGCAAACCGCTGAGCGTTCGCTCACTCGGGCCCGACTCGGCGGTCCTGCTGTCGTATGGCGGCGTGCTCGAGCCCGGGGAAAGTGAGGTGTCGAGCAGGGGCGCTGTCCGTGCCTCCTGGGTGGTGGTCAAGCGTGACGGCGAGTGGCGGCTCGCGGCGTACCAGAACACCCCAGCGAACACCGAGTGACGCCGGCTCCACCGAACCCGGACTCGAAGGAGGTGCCCCATGCCCGCACCGGTAGGTGATCGCGCCGTCGTGCTCGGCGCAAGCATGGCCGGGCTACTCGCCGCGCGGGTGCTCGCCGAGCACTATGCGGAGGTCGTGGTGGTCGACCGCGACGAGGTGATCGGC
The sequence above is a segment of the Micromonospora sp. WMMA1363 genome. Coding sequences within it:
- a CDS encoding DUF2855 family protein, translating into MTMTRGWDLLFRRDDLTAHEIRPNRPRPLRPDEVRLTVERMGITTLTATYARFGDSPMRFMSAFPAPEGFGIVPVWGFATVAESRVPSVAVGSRYFGYLPMSTHHVVSPQPITGGFVDTTPERGFLHPWYRTFEAAQPHDLDDRRALLHPLFPASYNAAEFVHGPAGSDARTVVVTSASSKTAIGLAFQLASREGVATVGLTAGEHARFVAGLGLYDRVASYDDLPDVPVTGPTVFVDLTNSVERMQAVYQHLGTNLTATVLLGFTHPRSSFEPPALGAPEPHMFFTPAVEQDAMAAQGEANYKRRYAEAEERFLASTTQWLAVSHAEGPEALAAAVQAALAGKLPPDRADVLTP
- a CDS encoding MFS transporter → MTIDAAARARPRDWIGLGVLCLATLMVAFDTFVLLLAFPHLSAQLGADGVQQLWIADIYGFTLGGFLITMGSLGDRIGRRRLLLAGAACFGLAELASAWATSPGMLIAARALLGIAGAALAPSILGLIRSMFREPRQLGVAIGAWASCFTLGAIVGLLGGGVLLERYWWGSAFLLGVPLLVLLLVVGPMVLPEHRDPEAHQPDWPSSLLSLAAILTVVYGVKELARYGWRVVPLLAIGVGVASAVVFVRRQRQLPRPMLDLRLFRNRRFTVPLIALLLQSSLTGAVLLFITQHFQIVNGLSPWQAGLALAPGMLLSALFTPVAAVLAQRVRPAILIAAGETIVVVGLVLVMLTRFVPGPELLIVGFAVWAIGGTPLLAVGMAMIIGSAPAEGAGSASAMPQISNEMGNAVGVATVGSLGVAFYHAQVSGALPDSVPADVAQVAAQSIAGAVGAASQLPPELAAAVLGPAGQAFTASLALIAGVAAVGVVGIIGLFVSRLRAVRPVGQEAPATADEPARVSERAG
- a CDS encoding LLM class flavin-dependent oxidoreductase; translated protein: MRIGLELGAFAWDGGPSSMGATLAQIARTADEAGFDLIAMGDHLWQGPHAGGPEAPQLECFTTLGVLAAHTTRCRVAPVVAGVHFRHPALLAKSATTLDVLTGGRFMLGLGVGWDETEAVSSGLGFPPVGDRFTMLEETLQILLRYWTGERGAEKPYTGRHYSIDRTLNDPQSITRPHPPIMLGGGGRRTLRLVAEYADACNLYPGPTWSKSWNCYAGCATRPAGTTPPWRRPACSRWTWRRPPGSVR
- a CDS encoding helix-turn-helix transcriptional regulator, with the protein product MEDPVRHVVGVMWARYFEPITLEDLAAEVYISPFHFLRVFTRATGTTPGRYLSALRMFQAKRMLLTTNLTVSAIVCSVGYSSVGTFTTRFTRSVGMTPNRYREPEIGGLLVAAGRGFSVIPSPRAMVAAPAPRPVAGPRGHASVVVRLPQALGRANVFVGLFEEAIPQAPPVAFGYVRHTESTVLSIPDVPVGRWTAFAVAEPADSARRGSW
- a CDS encoding acyl-CoA dehydrogenase family protein, whose protein sequence is MTKIGLPTREQLIGKAADAAAVLHKHAAWAEEHRRLHDEVIEAMADAGVFKLRRPKRYGGYETDTRTLVDVAAQLSRGDGSAAWVATVYWIPGWMACLFPDDVQDEVFSQPDTRVCGTLSPSAMAAPAPGGVVVNGKWQFISGAHHSHWQEIIAILAPESGEPYPIVALVPMSDLLIVDDWKTSGLRGTGSVTTVARNVFIPQERVLPLGTVLAGEPVSADSRIYQVPLLPVASASSVGAVIGMGHAARAEFLKRLPGRKVTYTSYDSQAAAPLTHLQVAEAANKLDEAEFHAHRLSAHVDDKAAEGSAWKVDERVRARADLGAAVRLTREAVDVLATASGGSSIYEDVPIQRIARDVQAVSLHALMHPNTNAELYGRMLCGLEPNTQYI
- a CDS encoding FAD-binding protein, with the protein product MTSSPARHQGRALPLPGSADFTDATHVFNLNARPEPEAAVTVRSVPEARETLALARERGMPVRVHSTGHGAGSVRPVRGGLLIRTDLSGGVRVDPARRTARVPAGTRWQEVVEAAAPHGLTAAHGSAGTVGVVGYVLGGGLSPYGRLVGLAANTVRAVELLTADGRLHCADEDRDPELFWALRGGGGGFGVVTAVEIELLPVAAVITGAAYWPEHAAERIIATWTRWATDAPREVTTTIRVMRLPPVPEVPPQLAGRTTVAVDGAVHTAHPTGLAAARRHAEDLLNPLRAIATPVLDTWSEGNATDVLRAHGDPAAPLPFLGDHMLLGDLDGDAIDRLLDAVRSRPTSPLVVAGLRQLGGAYGTPERAGGVLDRLDAAYSYAGSGPVLAPEHADAIRTHCDEIRRALRPWDTGRTVPCFVEDPDRPRRHISDEQMLSVARVRQRVDPEGLFREDVPTSVDSPPGGSSFL
- a CDS encoding YciI family protein, whose product is MAQYAILIYDRELPGGVADMPQEIMDAHMAVPGKVEKIGAKIVNAQATQPTSTATTIRKGGVVTDGPFIESKEALAGFFVIEAENLDQAIAVGKCVPVMDGGIEVRPLIQE
- a CDS encoding DUF6596 domain-containing protein; translated protein: MLATTVRVARDLDLAEECVQEAYVAALDAWARSGVPANPGAWLTTTAKRNALDALRRADVFRSKLHLLVESEVTEMAAAPETAFVHDDRLRLVFMCCHPALSLESQVALTLRLVCGVVVADIAKAFLVSETTMAARITRAKKKIAAARVPFRMPGPADLSERLDAVLTVIHLVFTTGHTAPSGGQLTRTDLVELAIDLARMLNQLLPAEREVRGLLALLLVNHARRATRTDGNGRLLLLEEQDRSRWDRAGIAEGHRLIVSALTDGPPGRFTLQAAIAALHATAPTYAATDWEQIVTLYDELLKVWPSPVVALNRAVAAAMVHGPAIALALVEQLARDGRLNGYRYLPAIRADLLRRLDRLAEAAALYRQALALAENDAEREFLAGRIADCSMR
- a CDS encoding SgcJ/EcaC family oxidoreductase encodes the protein MTTTGPLATPSSSDQVGIASLTQKVMAAWAYHDADGFADLFVEDGTMILAGVYRNGREEIREYLTEAYQGRYKGTQVTGKPLSVRSLGPDSAVLLSYGGVLEPGESEVSSRGAVRASWVVVKRDGEWRLAAYQNTPANTE
- a CDS encoding aminotransferase class III-fold pyridoxal phosphate-dependent enzyme yields the protein MSTTTEQAFKWPTETRAFCAELPFTPQTLLFERGEGVRLFDAQDRVYLDALSGVFVTCFGYGCRPIIAALTEQINRITFNPPLHGTNRAALHLAQGLVDLAPAELTSVKLLSGGSEAVESAVRLSRLFHATRGKPTKQKILSNYQSYHGATYGALALTGHPAVGIFGNGMPAVVHTWPPEAVAAQRGLTPKDAAEQAAALVERTIEAEGPDSIAAMIVEPVSGVRSMEVPDPVYFHRLRDICDRHDILLVFDEIVTGFGRIGQNFAAQHFGVTPDLLCAGKGLSGGYAPLAALLISERVAEPFRTTGGPMAFGTTHTYSGNPLAASAGLAAVTHFTTGGFLPRIQQLSVTLQAKLRLTVAARGTVSGLGLLQGITFPDPNGANPGDLIEQACLRRGLIVRGMGPSLMLAPAFVIDDIEIDEICGILGDAIDEVLGNAS